The Toxorhynchites rutilus septentrionalis strain SRP chromosome 1, ASM2978413v1, whole genome shotgun sequence genome contains the following window.
CGTAGCTGTCGGGATGATGCGTGTAGGCTAACGTTTCGAAGTAGATAGCTGCAGTCAATTTTGTCTGTCAAtacatcgaaaataaaaattctctgTAGCATCAATCGTCGGCTTTCCAgggtttgcattccaataagTGCACAGCGCTGTTCATAGGGTGGTAGGTTGGTTGGATCATTCCAGGGCAGGCCACGTAGAGCATACCTTACGAAGCGTTTCTGAACACGTTCGATGCGCTGGATATGTAAAGCGTGATATGGGGCCCATACTTGTACTGCGTATTCCAAGACGCTGCGAACAAAAGCACAGTACAACGACTTCAGAGCGTAGACGTCATCGAAATGAGCTGTGTTGCGTCTCAAAAATCCAACCATCGCATTTGCTCTTGAAATTGTGACCGAGACGTGCTCATGGAAACGTAGCTTGCTGTCAAGAAGAACTCCCAGATCTTTGATTCTATTGACTCTCTGCAGTGGCGAGAGATTCAACATGTATCCGTGTACAATAGGGGAGCGAGAGCGCGTAAATGTGATGGCCTTGCATTTTTCAGCATTTACATGCATTCCATTTTCCTGGCACCAAACCGTTATTCGCTCAATGTCAGCTTGCAGTATGCAGCAATCTAAATTTGAATGTATTACTTggtaaattttcaaatcatccgcatataaaattttctccgAACATAACCTTTCGCACAGATCGTTAACGAATAATACAAAAATCAGAGGACCAAGAATGCTTCCTTGTGGCACACCAGATGGAATCGTAAATTCGTTGGATCTAGTACCGTGGACCTTGACAAAAGCTTTGCGGGATGATAAGTATGAGGTTAGCAGGTTTATGATCCAGGATGGTAAACCAAGTCGATCCATTTTCAGAATAGCAAGGTCGTGGAGTACTTTGTCAAAAGCTTTGGAGAAATCGACGTAAACAGCATCAACTTGTTGCCGCTTCTCGATTTTGTTGATTAGCATGTTAGTGTATGCCATAAGGTTCGTGGTGGTTGCGCGTTTTTTAACGAAGCCGTGTTGGAACTCTGAAATCACAGGCTGTACAATCGGACATAGTGCACCATGAACTAGACTCTCGAGCACTTTTGCTAGGCAGTTTAAAATCGATATCGGGTGATAGTTTTCGACATCGTGAAAGCTGCCTTTCTTGTGGACTGGAGTTATCGATGCAAGCTTCCAAGTCTCGGGAAAAATACCCTCGCGCAGAGATTGGTTGTAAACCATAGAAACTGGTCTGGCGAGCATCGCTGCACAGTTCTTGATGAAGACCGGGGGAATAAGATCCGGACCGGGCCCTTTTGTTGCATCTACTGAACTGAGTGCTTTATGCACCACATCTTCATCAAACACAAGTACTGGGAAACGGAGATTGTACGGAGGGAAACGGAGGGATTTTGGGTATGATAAATGTgtttatgatggtatgacacccttccctcctctggaatggagagggggtcccataaaaatacaaaatacatatatttcaaccaaaaatattccaaccaaacatgacaattgaaaattttcggaaaactctgaaggaaaaagggaaaattcggaaaattaagttcttatatgttctacaactacatagtgacaaatgctgttagtccatttgatgtttgcgctagcgcaattgatctttgttcgaaactggaaatgaattttaatgtgatgaaacgcactcctatattttcttctgctcttatcaacaaatTCGGCGATATTTTTTTGTTGGTATAGGTAggactcgaggaaggaattgtccgatatagggctgtctttattctatcatattttctgtatcaaacatttattgcatgtaccggagaaacatgttatgtgcaagtggttaaaaaatcttgaacgagaattgtgtctgaaaataatctgatattataatgatggaatattattttaattttttagcaattttatagtaaaagataaattcaacggggtcgattagaagatcaatcaatgaacagttttgcgattggatccataAATTTGCTATTAGTAACAAAacttgaatgtttgaaggtattgataacaaaaaaacaaattttgggcgggacgaagtttgccaggtcagctagtgcaactatacaaatcaaccatctGTCCAAtctacccccactgtccgtcttacccgcggttcccctacccCTGTATTGCAGCTTGACACAGCGTCTGATATTACTATCGTGTCCGAAAAGGTATGGAATCGGATCGACCAGCCAGCAGGTGTTCCTTAGAGTCAGTTCGTCAAGCCAGCTCCGGGAAAACAACTGGACCTGCAGTGTGAGTTCGTCAATGACGTCGAAATCAATGGCACGACGCATAGCGGACGCATCTTCGTTTCTACATATCCATTGAATCTCCTCCGAATCGATCTCATCGACAAGTTCCAGCTTTGGTCATTACcgatcgataaattttgtaatttcTTTGGTAATATCAACGATATCGTTTCTCTGCAGGAAGCGTACCCGAAACTGTTTAGCGAGACGTTGGGGCTTTGCTCCTAATCTAATATAAGCGTGTAAGGCAGTTTTTCGTCCAAGAAGGCCGGTTTCGTACGCTATGGACAAAGAACTTGACCGACTAGAGCGCCTGCAAATTATTTCACCTGTGGAGTATTTTGAGTGGGTGGCTCCAATAGTCGTAGTACGAAAGACCAGTGGCATTGTTCGCATATGTGACGACTATTCAACTGGATTGAACGATCGGCTCCAGTCACTCCAGTATCCCCTCCCGCTACCACAAGACGTCGTTACGAAACTCTCCAATTATACAGTGTTCAGACAGATCAATTTATCTGATGCTTTTCTTCAGATAGAAGTGGAGGAACGCTGCCGCCAATTACTCGTCATCAACACCCATCGGGGGCTGTATCACTACAACATGTTGCCTCCTGGTGTCAAAGCTGCGCCGAGAGCATTCGAGCGCTGATGGACACGATGTTGACAGGCTTTCCGTGTACTGCAGGCTACCTAGACGACGTTGTTGTGGTCTTCAATCCATGGTCGTTAGCACCTCGGATTCACAATTCGGCCGGAAAAATGCTCTTTTGGCCAGC
Protein-coding sequences here:
- the LOC129761330 gene encoding uncharacterized protein K02A2.6-like is translated as MDKELDRLERLQIISPVEYFEWVAPIVVVRKTSGIVRICDDYSTGLNDRLQSLQYPLPLPQDVVTKLSNYTVFRQINLSDAFLQIEVEERCRQLLVINTHRGLYHYNMLPPGVKAAPRAFER